The Deltaproteobacteria bacterium sequence CATTCATTTTAGAGAAACATAAGCAGACCGCCGATGAGGACGATTCCTTTTTTAATGATTTATTCCCTCATGTCATTCCGGTTGGAGGCGGCAGTAATGATTGCTTAAGGCCTTCGGAAAAGGAGTTTAAAAGATTTTATGACGTCATATGGCCGCAAGTTATTCAAATGTGGGATAGTTATCAAGGAGAACTTGGAGTTCCCAAGGGGAAGAGAGGAGTCTTATTTGGCTACTTTTCAAATCCATACTTAAGGGTAGAGCATAAAGGTGGGCTGAATGCTTATGTCAAGGCCTCTGCCAGAGGCTTTTACGGGAAATTAGCGCTTCCAAGATATTGTTATGTCGCTCCGACGCAAGCCAGCTTCACGCCTGATGGATATCAATATCGGTGCGGCTCTCATGCGATTCGTCGTATTTTACCTGCAGGTAATATAAAAGACAGGGGGGTTTTCGCTAGCATTAGGGCGGAAATATTTGATCATGATAAACTGCCTCAAGAAGAATATTGCTATGGCTGCGCCTTGGCAACATTATACATAAACCAGTATGTTGAATTAAAATTAAAAGAAACATTAAATGCTGAGCTGACAAGGCAACATAATTTAACTAAAAGGAGATAAAGATGCCTGATCAAAGAATGAAGGTTGTGGCTTTAGGCGGCTGCGGCGGTATGGGTCGCTATGCCGTCCGCACCGTTTTGAACTTTGACTTTGTGGATAAACTAGTAATTGCAGATCAAGATGGAGAAAGGGCTCGCCAGTTCGCCCAGGAGTGCGGGCCCAAGGCAAGCGCAGCTGAAGTTGACGTTGAGGATTCAGCCAAGCTGGTGGCCCTGCTTTCCGAGGCCGACGTTGTCCTGGCCACGGTGGGCCCCTATTTTCGGCTGGGCCTTCCCGTCTTACGGGCGGCTATTGAGACCGGTTGTGATTATTTCGACATAAATGACGATTGGGAGTCAACCTTAGATATGCTAAACCTGGATGAAGAGGCTCGCCGGGCCGGGGTTACGGCTATCATTGGGATGGGCGCCAGCCCGGGCCTCTCGAATATGCTTGCAATGAAAGCCATGAGCCTGCTCGATTCTGTGGAAGACCTGATTACAGGCTGGGGACTTGCTGAAGGCGAAGTAGAGAGTGAGCAGCAGAGAGAAAGACCCGAACCCGGCGAACGACGTACGGGTGGATTCAGTGCGGCTGTTGAGCATTGGGTGCATCAATGCTCGGGCACGATTCGTGTTTTTCGTGGCGGAGAGTTCGTTGATGTTGCCCCCATTGAAGAGATAAAGATTGACTATCCAGGCATCGGCCTGGGCACAGCCCACACGGTCGGCCATCCGGAGCCGATCACGCTGCCGCGCCTTCGGCCGGAGCTTCGTAACAGCTGCAATGTCATGGTTATGCCGCCTGGCATTATTGAGGCCATGCGTCAGTTAACAGCCGAGGTGGACGCCGGTCGAATGACCGTGCGCCAGGCGGCGGAGGCATTGATGAACCCATCTGAAGAGCAGCGAGGCTCTGTGGCGCCCGGACCGAGTGATGAACCTCGTCTGCCCGAATTTTTCGCCTATGCAAGCGGTCTCAAAAACGGCCAGCCAGCCAGGGTGGGTGTGACCATTTCTTCTGGCATAGCCGGTGGAATGGGAGGAATGACTGGCGTGCCCATGGCCACAGGCCTGGCCGTGTTCGCACGCGGACAGATCACCGGAAAGGGCGTTTTCGCCCCTGAAGACGTTTTTGACTCGGACGCTTTTTATGACGAAATCGCGCCCCTCTGCACTCCGAAACGGGCTAACGCCAAGGAGATGCTAATTATCAATACCTCATTTTAAACCCGTGTAAGGGAACACTGATAATTTTATTATTACCTCTTTCCTAAATAAGACGGAATAGTCTGCTCGGCCTGGTAAGGAGAAGACTTGATATCCCGGAGGCCTCAAAATGGCAAATGACGTGCTGATAAAGAATGGAATGGTTATGGACGGTACAGGTGGTGCGGCCTTCAGAGCCGACGTTATCATCCAAGAAGATCATATTAAGGATCTAGGCCTCTTTCCAGAGGCTCGAGCCTTAAAAGAAATTGACGCCAAGGGGCTGATTGTCGCCCCTGGATTCATAGACGTGCATACGCATCTGGATTTTTTCTTTCCTTCGAAACGTCACGCTGAAGTTCTGAAAAGCTGGGTCTATCAGGGGGTCACGACCATTGTCGCCGGCTGCTGCGGCTTTAGCCCGGCGCCTATTAATCATGATTATGAAGACATACTGAGCACGTATTGGAATTTTGCTTTACCCCATGACGGCCTGACATATGAATGGACCACCATGGATGAATATCTGGATTTCCTTCAGAGAAACGGGCAGGCCTTTAACGTGGCCATCCTGACCGGGTACAACACCCTGCGTACCAATGCCATGGGGTTTCAGGCGCGTTTTGCCAACGTGGCAGAAATCGCCGAAATGAAAAGAATGCTTAAGGAGTCTCTGGAGGCTGGCTCAATCGGCCTCTCCATGGGACTGTTTTACTGTCCGGCCATTTTTTCTAATACCGATGAAATTATGGACGTGTCGTCAGTGCTGTCTGAATTTGGCGCACCGCTGGTGCCCCATACCCGGGGCCTGACGGTGACTTATGACAAGGCGGTTGAGGAAGTCATCGGCATTGCAGAGAAGTATCATATACCCCTGCAGATTTCTCATCATGCCGGTGGGGCTGGCGAGGTCAGGGTCCGGGCCGTTAAAGCCGTTCAGGAGGCCATGGATCGGGGTGTGGAGATCGGTCATGATAACATCCCCTGGGCAAATGGGCCCACCACCATACTTGCCTTGCTTCCCCCCTGGCTTTTTAATGGAGGAGTGGATAAGGCGCTCGAACGATTGAAAGACCCTGATGTTCGTAAACAGGTGGTTGAGGAACTTAAGAACTTTATTCCCCAGTGGCCTACCTGGGAAAATAACTACTGGACTGATAAATTTTTTAGTTTCGCAAATTTAATAAGTGGCTTCAGAAAAGAAAAGAATCGAAAATTCGAAGGCAGGAATCTGACAGAGATTGCCCGAGAACTCAACAAAGACGGCTATGAGGCCGCCTTTGACCTCATCATTGAAGAACAGGGAAAACTCTTCATCATCGGAGGCGTATTTGATAACTCTGTCGGTGACGAACACATGGCCCCCATGCTGGCCGATCCGAATTGCGCTATCA is a genomic window containing:
- a CDS encoding amidohydrolase family protein, with the translated sequence MANDVLIKNGMVMDGTGGAAFRADVIIQEDHIKDLGLFPEARALKEIDAKGLIVAPGFIDVHTHLDFFFPSKRHAEVLKSWVYQGVTTIVAGCCGFSPAPINHDYEDILSTYWNFALPHDGLTYEWTTMDEYLDFLQRNGQAFNVAILTGYNTLRTNAMGFQARFANVAEIAEMKRMLKESLEAGSIGLSMGLFYCPAIFSNTDEIMDVSSVLSEFGAPLVPHTRGLTVTYDKAVEEVIGIAEKYHIPLQISHHAGGAGEVRVRAVKAVQEAMDRGVEIGHDNIPWANGPTTILALLPPWLFNGGVDKALERLKDPDVRKQVVEELKNFIPQWPTWENNYWTDKFFSFANLISGFRKEKNRKFEGRNLTEIARELNKDGYEAAFDLIIEEQGKLFIIGGVFDNSVGDEHMAPMLADPNCAIMTDIVGADYRPNNPVAYGAFTKVLGLFARDKDVMSQEEAVRKMTSLPARQMQLKDRGILKKGAFADVTVFNPQTVNNRASFANPYQFSEGIEYVLINGRIVLEKGDYHADAWAGKVLRRQ
- a CDS encoding saccharopine dehydrogenase NADP-binding domain-containing protein: MPDQRMKVVALGGCGGMGRYAVRTVLNFDFVDKLVIADQDGERARQFAQECGPKASAAEVDVEDSAKLVALLSEADVVLATVGPYFRLGLPVLRAAIETGCDYFDINDDWESTLDMLNLDEEARRAGVTAIIGMGASPGLSNMLAMKAMSLLDSVEDLITGWGLAEGEVESEQQRERPEPGERRTGGFSAAVEHWVHQCSGTIRVFRGGEFVDVAPIEEIKIDYPGIGLGTAHTVGHPEPITLPRLRPELRNSCNVMVMPPGIIEAMRQLTAEVDAGRMTVRQAAEALMNPSEEQRGSVAPGPSDEPRLPEFFAYASGLKNGQPARVGVTISSGIAGGMGGMTGVPMATGLAVFARGQITGKGVFAPEDVFDSDAFYDEIAPLCTPKRANAKEMLIINTSF